A single region of the Bacteroidota bacterium genome encodes:
- a CDS encoding tetratricopeptide repeat protein: MDKKKLVFFALSVVLLAATIVTYSNHFKNDFHFDDSHTINNNIYIRDIGNIPRFFTDLKTFGSMPDNLGYRPIVTASTAIDYKLGGGLNPFYFHLSMFIVFLLQGIIMFFVFLKIFDKTIKHQWNALLAFFVTAVYMLHPGNAETINYISARSDSFSTFFVVLGLFLYMYSRICRKFWIYTIPVILGVLSKQSAAMFPLLLFVYVYLFEVKPDKNNLLGKNNFIALWKSFVRVLPALLVTFGVSALVEIMVSKQAGTGFLDTPPDSSLKYLSYVITQPYALFTYFGSFFIPNNLSSDPGMEVFSTWKNLNLWIGLVFVAVMLFIAIAGIRKETYRPVSFGILWFFICSIPTSVLAELTQPANSHRLFYVYVGLAPAVLWVLYLFVLKIAPVFKERNLVRALIAICLILLVAESGATWQRNKVWRSEESLWGDIVQKNPENPRALMNYGLTLMAKGNYSDAEYNYRKALKFWPNWLYLHINMGIVKEATGANAEAEQWLLNAIRLGQRSPEGYYYYARFLRNQKRNDQAVANLKTALQVSPAHLESRYMLMDLLAQMEIWDDLQATAQETLKILPGDANALAYLEMAKNKKGSAERAEEELKSNPTPEGYLNLSLIYYNRSEFEKCIQACNDALKLKPDYAEAYNNICSAYNAMKKWDEGMRACEKALKLKPDYELAKNNLAWATSERNKLKKSN; the protein is encoded by the coding sequence ATGGATAAAAAGAAATTAGTTTTTTTTGCACTTTCAGTTGTTTTGCTTGCCGCAACCATTGTCACCTATTCAAATCATTTTAAAAATGATTTTCATTTCGATGATTCGCACACTATAAATAATAATATTTATATCCGCGACATCGGGAATATCCCCCGTTTTTTCACTGACCTGAAAACCTTTGGGTCCATGCCCGATAACCTTGGCTACAGACCTATAGTTACCGCTTCTACAGCCATTGATTACAAGCTGGGCGGAGGTTTGAACCCGTTTTACTTTCATCTTTCCATGTTTATTGTTTTTCTGCTTCAGGGTATAATCATGTTTTTTGTGTTCCTTAAAATATTCGACAAAACCATCAAACATCAGTGGAATGCCCTGCTGGCATTTTTTGTGACTGCCGTTTACATGCTGCATCCGGGGAATGCCGAAACCATCAATTATATTTCGGCCCGCTCCGATTCTTTTTCTACGTTTTTCGTGGTATTGGGGCTGTTTCTTTACATGTATTCGCGGATATGCCGTAAATTCTGGATTTATACAATACCGGTTATTCTGGGGGTTCTTTCCAAACAGTCGGCAGCCATGTTCCCCTTACTGCTGTTTGTTTATGTATACCTGTTTGAAGTTAAACCCGATAAAAATAATCTGCTCGGCAAAAATAATTTTATAGCCTTGTGGAAGTCGTTTGTGCGGGTGTTGCCCGCATTGCTGGTCACTTTTGGCGTCTCTGCCTTAGTGGAAATAATGGTGTCAAAACAGGCGGGTACGGGCTTTTTGGATACGCCACCCGATTCTTCGCTTAAGTATTTAAGCTATGTAATTACCCAGCCTTATGCCTTATTCACGTATTTCGGAAGCTTTTTTATTCCCAATAACCTCAGCTCCGATCCCGGAATGGAGGTGTTTTCCACCTGGAAAAATCTGAACCTATGGATCGGTCTCGTTTTCGTGGCGGTCATGCTGTTTATCGCGATTGCCGGCATCCGTAAGGAAACATACCGACCGGTATCTTTTGGAATTCTGTGGTTTTTTATATGTTCTATTCCCACATCTGTGCTGGCTGAATTAACGCAACCGGCAAACAGCCACCGGCTTTTTTATGTATATGTGGGACTGGCGCCTGCCGTGTTGTGGGTTTTATATCTTTTCGTACTGAAAATCGCACCCGTTTTTAAAGAACGTAATCTGGTCCGTGCTCTGATTGCCATTTGTTTGATTCTATTGGTGGCAGAATCAGGCGCTACATGGCAGCGCAACAAGGTGTGGCGCAGTGAAGAATCGCTGTGGGGCGATATTGTTCAGAAGAACCCTGAAAATCCCCGTGCACTGATGAATTACGGTCTTACCTTAATGGCAAAAGGCAATTATTCGGATGCCGAATACAACTACAGAAAAGCATTGAAGTTTTGGCCCAACTGGCTGTATCTGCACATCAACATGGGTATTGTGAAAGAGGCTACAGGAGCCAACGCCGAAGCGGAACAGTGGCTGCTCAACGCAATTCGTCTGGGTCAGAGAAGCCCGGAAGGATATTATTACTACGCTCGCTTTTTACGCAATCAGAAACGGAACGACCAGGCTGTCGCGAATCTTAAAACCGCGCTTCAGGTGTCGCCCGCTCATCTTGAAAGCCGCTACATGCTTATGGATTTGCTTGCTCAGATGGAGATTTGGGATGATCTTCAGGCAACAGCACAGGAAACGCTTAAAATATTGCCGGGCGATGCGAACGCTCTGGCATATCTGGAGATGGCCAAGAATAAAAAAGGCAGCGCGGAAAGAGCCGAAGAAGAACTGAAAAGCAATCCTACACCCGAAGGCTATCTCAACCTCAGCCTGATTTATTATAACCGGAGTGAATTTGAGAAATGCATACAGGCCTGCAACGACGCTCTTAAGCTAAAGCCCGATTATGCAGAAGCCTATAATAACATCTGTTCGGCATACAATGCCATGAAAAAATGGGACGAAGGTATGCGTGCCTGCGAAAAGGCTCTCAAGCTCAAACCGGACTACGAACTTGCGAAGAATAATCTGGCATGGGCAACGTCTGAAAGAAACAAGCTAAAAAAAAGTAATTGA
- a CDS encoding lysylphosphatidylglycerol synthase domain-containing protein — protein MKKDTLLKIAKYTVILLIFFFIIRYLYLNFNNINLREISFNSGFLLLSVLVYFVHLLFNALIWHIITIQNHCAINVFEAIKLRIYADFGKYIPGKVFSYGILLFSYEKKNIPKKNIAACSVQEFILSTLAAIIIALASIFFSGIKELVPYKYLFLGLAAGCFVFVYPPVLQFIMNVFFRIFKKEKILLTISFGRVLITLLLFICTWLIFGWAFYFFINSFYALSVEHYFFITGAFAIAGIIGFVSVFAPAGLGVREGVLIFTLSLVLTTAMSSLISLISRLWMTLSEILLLLIVFALDLIFRKRKLPGG, from the coding sequence ATGAAAAAAGATACGCTGTTAAAAATCGCGAAATACACAGTCATACTGCTGATTTTCTTTTTCATCATCCGATATCTGTACCTGAATTTTAACAACATTAATCTTCGTGAAATCAGCTTTAATTCAGGATTTCTGCTGCTTTCAGTACTGGTGTATTTTGTTCATTTATTATTTAATGCGCTCATCTGGCACATCATCACCATTCAGAACCATTGTGCCATCAATGTTTTTGAGGCCATCAAACTCAGGATATATGCCGATTTCGGAAAATACATCCCGGGAAAAGTGTTTTCATACGGCATATTATTATTCAGTTACGAGAAAAAAAATATTCCTAAAAAAAATATAGCCGCATGCTCGGTTCAGGAATTCATTCTTTCAACGCTTGCCGCGATTATCATTGCTCTTGCATCCATATTTTTCTCCGGTATAAAAGAACTGGTTCCTTACAAATATTTATTCCTCGGGCTGGCTGCCGGCTGTTTTGTGTTCGTGTATCCGCCGGTACTTCAGTTTATCATGAATGTGTTTTTCAGAATATTTAAAAAAGAAAAGATACTCCTGACGATATCGTTTGGCCGTGTTCTCATAACGTTGTTGTTGTTTATATGTACGTGGCTGATTTTTGGCTGGGCTTTTTATTTTTTCATTAATTCTTTTTACGCGCTTTCGGTTGAGCATTATTTTTTCATCACAGGAGCATTTGCAATAGCAGGCATCATAGGGTTTGTATCTGTTTTTGCACCTGCCGGACTGGGAGTGCGTGAGGGAGTACTGATATTTACATTATCACTGGTACTCACAACAGCCATGTCGTCACTCATATCGCTGATATCGCGCTTATGGATGACCTTATCGGAGATTCTGCTGTTACTGATTGTGTTTGCGCTCGACCTTATTTTCAGGAAGCGGAAGCTGCCCGGTGGTTGA
- a CDS encoding class I SAM-dependent methyltransferase, with translation MNTEQETNRLLWEQRSSEHQNHPKGVLFKRFPDSLNMHIHRAQTDFILDNINDNPDQRILDAGCGYGRISLEILKKFPKADVCGMDVSSNYVALYTANTGKPAFTGNLGALPENTGKFDIIICAAVLMYVPAPELETTLCRLFKHLTENGSIIFIEPLKSGKIVSSGFGLLNLFSKQKSTTAGNCFSARALKKMIVQCGGVIVNERRMPVTTGCIIPLYILARIFRRMQLVYRFTNALDSVFAKCRLPSLHVFLRVEKSKQTGL, from the coding sequence ATGAATACAGAACAGGAAACCAACAGGCTTTTGTGGGAACAGCGAAGTTCGGAGCATCAGAATCATCCGAAAGGCGTTTTATTCAAACGGTTTCCTGATTCGCTTAATATGCATATTCATCGTGCACAGACGGATTTTATTCTTGATAACATCAATGATAATCCGGACCAAAGAATACTGGATGCCGGCTGCGGTTATGGCCGGATATCTTTGGAAATTCTGAAAAAGTTTCCAAAGGCAGATGTCTGCGGCATGGATGTGAGCAGTAATTATGTTGCCTTATACACTGCCAATACGGGCAAACCTGCATTTACCGGAAATCTTGGTGCCCTGCCCGAAAACACGGGCAAATTTGATATCATCATTTGCGCTGCCGTACTTATGTATGTTCCGGCACCGGAGCTGGAAACAACATTGTGCAGGTTATTCAAACACCTGACCGAAAACGGAAGCATCATTTTTATTGAACCTTTGAAATCGGGAAAAATTGTTTCTTCAGGATTTGGTCTGCTGAATCTTTTTTCAAAACAAAAAAGCACCACCGCAGGAAATTGCTTCTCCGCAAGGGCTTTGAAAAAAATGATTGTACAATGCGGCGGTGTAATCGTCAACGAAAGAAGAATGCCGGTAACCACCGGATGCATAATTCCGCTGTATATTCTGGCACGGATATTCAGGCGTATGCAATTAGTTTATAGATTTACGAATGCATTAGATTCAGTTTTCGCGAAATGCAGACTTCCGTCACTGCACGTGTTTCTGCGGGTTGAAAAATCAAAGCAAACCGGTCTATGA
- a CDS encoding glycosyltransferase produces the protein MNILVISSTFPTNNTDPVGGFVLDFCLKLSEQHRVTVLTQKRAETYAVDSKINLVTFLWSGSQQPLSDLKFYNPIHFFHTLSLFKNARTALKDLTNNQTFDHCFALWAIPSGIAAKYIFEKKNIPYSVWCLGSDIWKHKNNFFTKSLLRKILVNAQQVYGDGFKFCEEIEAFSKKSCLFLPSARNIDKTAVTVVSESRKKFVFVGRYHINKGPDVLIQAISRLPDAVMDNAVFHFYGLGSMKTALQEMVSDARLTNVEIHDVLDTNELFSVVSNAHFLIIPSRIDSIPVILSDTLQCGTPLIGANVGDLGDVITKYGIGYTFEKENSEELCAKIVLAFNDLKSAYTEPIQQALTLFSVENAVHEFIRNIQKQKQL, from the coding sequence TTGAATATATTAGTTATAAGCAGCACTTTTCCTACAAATAATACCGATCCGGTTGGTGGGTTTGTATTGGACTTCTGCCTGAAGCTGTCGGAGCAGCACCGCGTGACAGTACTGACGCAAAAGCGCGCAGAAACGTATGCTGTTGACTCAAAGATTAATCTTGTAACATTTTTGTGGAGTGGTTCTCAGCAGCCCCTTTCAGACTTAAAATTCTATAATCCGATTCACTTTTTTCATACGCTGAGCCTGTTTAAAAATGCGCGTACCGCGCTGAAAGACCTTACGAATAATCAAACGTTTGATCATTGTTTTGCATTGTGGGCAATACCTTCAGGAATTGCCGCCAAGTATATTTTCGAAAAAAAGAACATCCCCTACTCTGTTTGGTGTCTGGGCTCCGATATCTGGAAACATAAGAATAACTTCTTCACAAAATCATTGCTGCGGAAGATACTTGTCAATGCACAACAGGTATACGGCGATGGTTTTAAATTTTGTGAAGAGATTGAAGCCTTCAGTAAAAAGTCATGTTTATTTTTGCCAAGTGCCCGGAACATTGATAAAACCGCCGTAACAGTGGTTTCGGAGTCACGGAAAAAATTTGTGTTTGTGGGGCGTTACCATATAAACAAAGGTCCGGATGTATTGATACAGGCTATTTCCAGACTTCCTGATGCGGTAATGGACAATGCCGTTTTTCATTTTTACGGGCTCGGCAGCATGAAAACCGCGCTTCAGGAAATGGTAAGTGACGCAAGACTTACAAATGTTGAAATACATGATGTGCTTGATACGAATGAATTATTCAGCGTTGTTTCAAATGCACATTTTTTAATCATTCCGAGCCGTATCGACAGCATTCCGGTAATACTGTCTGATACGCTGCAATGCGGCACACCCTTAATAGGAGCCAATGTGGGCGATCTGGGTGATGTAATTACAAAGTATGGCATAGGTTACACCTTTGAAAAAGAAAACAGTGAAGAACTGTGCGCTAAAATAGTATTGGCATTTAATGATTTAAAATCGGCTTATACTGAGCCCATTCAGCAGGCATTAACACTATTTTCGGTTGAAAATGCCGTTCATGAATTCATTCGGAATATTCAAAAACAAAAGCAGTTGTAG
- a CDS encoding glycosyltransferase family 2 protein → MLYNKTVAVVIPAYNEETQIGMVIETMPAFVDRIIVVNDCSKDGTAAVLQDIMSRYPDSGLAIKKISADRQSKRYSRASQLLLEQNELEKKYFTPAKTVSHNEDKGRIVLINHLKNAGVGASIASGYKWCKDHNIDCTAVMAGDGQMDPDELESICAPVIRENIDYVKGNRLIHRSSWLAIPKTRYFGNSILSILTKVASGYWHVSDTQTGYTAISNKALNSIPLYKIYRKYGMPNDMLVKLNIAFCTVKEVEIKPIYFVGEKSKMKVWKVIPTISGLLFRSFFKRLWIKYLFRDFHPLFLLYHISFVLGILAVPFGIKLLRLVINGQPANPITILAFVFLAISGLQSLLFAMWMDIQDNERLYKN, encoded by the coding sequence ATGCTGTACAATAAAACCGTTGCCGTAGTTATTCCGGCATATAATGAAGAAACCCAGATTGGGATGGTTATTGAAACCATGCCTGCATTCGTTGACCGCATTATTGTGGTGAACGATTGTTCAAAGGATGGCACAGCAGCAGTACTGCAAGACATCATGAGCCGCTATCCCGACAGCGGACTGGCAATCAAAAAAATCAGCGCCGACCGGCAATCAAAAAGATACAGCCGTGCCAGCCAGCTGCTGCTTGAACAAAATGAGTTGGAGAAGAAATACTTTACGCCGGCTAAAACAGTTTCCCATAACGAAGATAAAGGACGTATTGTTCTGATCAATCACTTGAAGAATGCCGGTGTTGGTGCATCCATTGCCAGCGGCTACAAATGGTGCAAAGACCACAACATTGACTGTACCGCAGTGATGGCGGGCGACGGACAAATGGACCCCGATGAACTCGAAAGCATCTGCGCACCGGTGATTCGCGAAAATATTGATTACGTGAAAGGAAACCGGCTGATACACCGCAGCTCATGGCTGGCCATTCCCAAAACCAGGTATTTCGGGAATTCCATACTTTCAATACTTACAAAAGTTGCCTCAGGGTACTGGCATGTTTCCGATACTCAAACCGGCTATACTGCCATCTCAAACAAAGCGCTGAATTCAATACCGCTTTACAAAATTTACCGCAAATACGGCATGCCGAATGATATGCTGGTTAAGCTGAATATTGCCTTCTGTACCGTAAAAGAAGTTGAGATAAAGCCTATTTATTTCGTCGGCGAAAAATCAAAAATGAAAGTGTGGAAAGTAATACCGACCATTTCGGGGCTGCTTTTCCGTTCTTTTTTCAAACGGCTTTGGATAAAATATCTGTTTCGCGATTTTCACCCACTGTTTTTATTGTATCATATCTCTTTTGTTTTGGGCATACTTGCCGTTCCATTCGGAATAAAGTTGCTGAGGCTTGTTATTAACGGACAACCTGCGAATCCTATCACCATACTGGCATTTGTATTTCTGGCTATCAGCGGGCTGCAATCGCTGTTGTTTGCCATGTGGATGGACATTCAGGACAATGAACGGCTTTATAAGAACTGA
- a CDS encoding NAD-dependent epimerase/dehydratase family protein, which yields MRTILITGGAGFVGSALAEKIISDPENYVIIADDLTTGEISKLPKVKTKNWRFIKCDVNDYRDIAAVMHAFPFDYVFHYAAVVGVLRTQANPVSVLRDIHGFENILMLSKNSYVKRVYFSSSSEVYGEPVDLPQNEFTTPLNSRVPYAVVKNLGEAYLKSYKKEFGLDYTIFRFFNTYGPKQSRDFVMSRFVSMALKDQNITIYGDGSQSRTFCYIDDNIDATYNNFMNSVNYNKSDNDIINIGNDVEIPILDLALKIIQITRSKSKIVHKPPLEEGDMNRRLPDITKMKSLLKRDLLPIDEGIKKLLANPHFLR from the coding sequence ATGAGAACTATTTTAATCACCGGGGGCGCCGGATTTGTTGGGAGCGCTCTGGCAGAAAAAATTATTTCTGACCCGGAAAACTATGTAATCATTGCTGATGACCTGACAACAGGCGAGATTAGTAAATTACCCAAAGTTAAAACCAAGAACTGGCGCTTTATCAAATGCGACGTGAACGATTATCGCGACATTGCAGCGGTCATGCATGCCTTCCCTTTTGACTACGTATTTCATTATGCAGCAGTGGTAGGTGTACTTCGCACGCAAGCCAATCCGGTAAGTGTACTGCGCGATATTCATGGCTTTGAGAATATCCTGATGCTGAGTAAAAATTCGTACGTAAAAAGAGTTTACTTTTCGTCGTCATCTGAAGTGTATGGCGAACCGGTTGATTTGCCCCAGAATGAGTTTACAACGCCCTTGAATTCGCGCGTTCCTTATGCCGTGGTTAAAAACCTGGGCGAAGCCTATCTTAAATCATATAAAAAAGAATTTGGTCTGGATTACACCATTTTCAGGTTTTTCAACACATACGGACCCAAGCAGAGCCGTGATTTCGTAATGTCGCGTTTTGTATCCATGGCACTCAAAGACCAGAACATTACAATTTATGGTGACGGCAGCCAAAGCCGCACCTTCTGCTATATTGATGATAATATTGATGCTACTTATAATAATTTTATGAATAGCGTGAATTACAATAAATCCGACAATGATATCATCAATATTGGCAATGATGTTGAAATTCCTATTCTGGATTTAGCCTTGAAGATTATTCAAATTACACGTTCCAAATCAAAAATAGTTCATAAACCACCTCTTGAAGAAGGCGATATGAACAGGCGGCTTCCTGATATTACCAAAATGAAAAGCCTGCTGAAAAGGGATTTGTTACCCATAGACGAGGGCATCAAAAAGTTATTGGCAAACCCACATTTTCTCAGATAA
- the rfbA gene encoding glucose-1-phosphate thymidylyltransferase RfbA: MKGIVLAGGSGTRLYPITMAVSKQMAPVYDKPMIYYPLSVLMAAGIHEILIISTPVDLPQFERLLGDGHELGCKFNYQVQEVPNGLAQAFVLGEKFIGGDKVSLILGDNIFYGTGMQETLLENNDPDGGVVFAYHVSDPERYGVVEFDENNVAISIEEKPEHPKSNFAVPGLYLYDNSVVEIAKNIKPSSRGEYEITDINKYYLAQKKLKVAILQRGTAWLDTGTFASLLQASQFVQVIEDRQGLKIGCIEEAAYRMGFIGKDQLRKLGEKYIKSGYGEYLLNLID; encoded by the coding sequence ATGAAAGGAATAGTACTTGCGGGCGGTTCGGGCACACGTTTATATCCAATAACCATGGCGGTGAGCAAGCAAATGGCTCCCGTTTATGATAAGCCGATGATTTACTATCCCTTGTCGGTACTTATGGCTGCCGGAATCCATGAAATCCTGATTATCTCCACACCGGTTGACCTTCCTCAGTTTGAACGCCTTTTAGGCGATGGTCATGAGCTTGGCTGTAAGTTTAATTATCAGGTTCAGGAAGTACCGAACGGACTGGCACAGGCTTTTGTTCTGGGCGAAAAGTTCATTGGGGGCGATAAAGTTTCATTGATACTGGGCGATAATATTTTTTACGGTACCGGCATGCAGGAAACGCTCCTTGAAAATAATGACCCGGACGGCGGTGTTGTGTTTGCGTATCACGTTTCAGACCCCGAGCGTTACGGTGTTGTGGAATTTGACGAGAACAACGTTGCCATTTCAATAGAAGAAAAACCGGAACATCCCAAATCGAATTTTGCTGTGCCGGGTTTATATCTGTATGACAATTCCGTTGTAGAAATAGCAAAAAACATCAAGCCGAGCAGCCGCGGCGAATACGAAATTACCGATATCAACAAATATTATCTGGCCCAGAAAAAACTCAAAGTTGCCATACTGCAACGGGGTACGGCATGGCTCGATACGGGCACATTTGCCTCATTGCTTCAGGCATCGCAGTTTGTGCAGGTTATTGAAGACCGTCAGGGTTTGAAAATAGGATGTATTGAAGAAGCTGCTTATCGTATGGGATTTATTGGAAAAGACCAATTGCGAAAGCTCGGAGAAAAGTATATTAAGAGCGGTTACGGAGAATACTTATTAAATTTAATTGACTAG
- a CDS encoding MMPL family transporter, which produces MWTFLVRLILRNRFVNVIILFVLTGIMAFFASKVQLSYEFVEMLPQTDSTSITYRNFKEKFGQDGSVMFIGIEDSNLFKLAEFNDFFDLTNNLKKIDGVQEVVSITKMFCLVKNDSTRKFGFLPIVKDKPTTQTELDSLKGAMYSYKFYNGLLFNSATSVNLIMITLDKTKINSSNRFALINKITETSSVFTSKYNIKPHYSGLPYIRTITSKKVKNELLLFILLSLLVAAVVLFFYFRSLKAVAIPVLIVCMGVIWGLGLMVLFGFKITILTGIIPPLIIVIGIENCIFLINKYHFEYRLHGNKVKALSRIVQRVGLATLLTNAAAAAGFAAFVITRNQLLYEFGLVASINIMVVYVISLFLIPIFFSYMNPPTAKHTKHLDNRVVKGIVEKIVSAVQGKRRLIYIIAVLFLIGGGFGMSLLKTSGRIVDDISSKDPMYKDLMFFEKHFKGVMPLEISIDTHKKKGVMSLSVFRKIDRLQDSLSKIPELSKPLSVVEVVKFAKQAFYGNDSAYYSVPNGNELAFMLDYIPKYNKSKKSLLNSFVDSTLQSARISVQMANVGTKDIERIYAKVKADVDTIFDRSKYTVAVTGTSVVFAKGTNFLVDNLGTSLLLALVVISLLMFLLFRSPRMVLIAIIPNLLPQIMTAAMMGYLGIAIKPSTILIFSIALGISIDNTILFLSRYRFQLKHNKNDLRECVLAALRETGFSMIYSSSVLFLGFSIFVFSTFGGTQSMGYLISFTLFMAMISNLFLLPSLLLTFGKKAITKSFEEPVLELDEGAEDTEIEKNAISELENELK; this is translated from the coding sequence ATGTGGACATTTTTAGTGCGCTTGATTCTCAGGAACCGTTTTGTTAATGTAATTATACTGTTTGTTCTTACGGGTATAATGGCTTTTTTCGCAAGCAAGGTGCAGCTTTCATATGAATTTGTGGAAATGCTTCCGCAGACCGATTCTACCAGCATCACCTATCGTAATTTTAAAGAAAAGTTCGGTCAGGACGGTTCGGTAATGTTCATTGGAATTGAAGACAGCAACCTGTTTAAACTGGCCGAATTCAATGACTTTTTTGACCTCACCAACAATCTGAAAAAAATAGACGGTGTTCAGGAGGTGGTTTCCATCACCAAAATGTTCTGTCTGGTAAAAAATGACAGCACCCGCAAATTTGGATTTCTGCCTATTGTAAAAGACAAGCCAACCACTCAAACCGAGCTCGATTCGCTGAAAGGCGCTATGTATTCTTACAAGTTTTACAACGGACTGCTGTTTAACAGCGCCACCAGCGTGAATCTGATCATGATTACGCTGGATAAAACCAAGATAAATTCAAGCAACCGCTTTGCGCTGATAAACAAGATTACGGAAACATCGTCGGTATTTACATCGAAATACAATATAAAACCTCATTATTCGGGACTTCCCTATATACGCACCATTACGTCCAAAAAAGTGAAAAATGAATTACTTCTTTTCATTTTACTGTCACTTTTGGTGGCTGCGGTGGTATTGTTCTTTTATTTTCGTTCACTCAAAGCTGTGGCCATACCTGTTCTGATTGTGTGCATGGGTGTAATCTGGGGGCTCGGACTGATGGTGCTTTTCGGGTTCAAGATTACCATTCTTACCGGTATTATTCCTCCCCTGATTATTGTTATCGGCATAGAAAACTGTATTTTCCTGATCAATAAATATCATTTTGAATACCGTTTACACGGGAATAAAGTCAAAGCGCTTTCGCGGATAGTTCAGCGCGTGGGACTTGCCACACTGCTCACCAATGCCGCTGCTGCAGCAGGATTTGCCGCATTTGTAATCACACGGAATCAATTGCTGTATGAATTTGGTCTGGTGGCATCTATCAACATTATGGTGGTCTATGTGATATCCCTTTTCCTGATACCGATATTCTTCAGTTATATGAATCCGCCGACGGCGAAGCACACGAAACATCTCGACAACAGAGTTGTTAAAGGAATTGTGGAGAAGATTGTGAGCGCTGTTCAGGGAAAGCGGAGGCTCATATATATCATCGCCGTTTTGTTCCTTATTGGCGGCGGTTTCGGAATGTCGCTGCTCAAAACCTCCGGTCGTATTGTGGATGACATTTCGAGCAAAGACCCGATGTACAAAGATTTGATGTTCTTTGAAAAACATTTCAAAGGTGTGATGCCGCTTGAAATATCTATTGATACCCACAAAAAGAAGGGCGTAATGAGCCTTTCCGTTTTCAGAAAGATAGACAGGCTGCAGGACAGTCTGTCAAAAATTCCCGAATTATCAAAACCCTTGTCGGTAGTAGAAGTAGTGAAGTTCGCCAAACAGGCATTCTATGGCAATGATTCGGCATACTATTCGGTGCCCAATGGGAATGAGCTGGCATTCATGCTTGATTATATTCCGAAATATAATAAGTCGAAAAAGTCGCTTCTTAACTCCTTTGTGGATTCAACGCTGCAATCAGCACGTATTAGTGTACAGATGGCCAATGTAGGCACGAAAGATATTGAGCGCATTTACGCTAAGGTTAAGGCTGATGTTGACACTATTTTTGACCGCTCAAAATATACCGTTGCGGTAACCGGCACCAGTGTTGTATTTGCGAAAGGAACAAATTTTCTGGTCGACAATCTGGGGACCAGTCTGCTGCTTGCATTGGTTGTAATCTCGTTGCTGATGTTTTTATTGTTCAGGTCTCCGCGCATGGTACTTATTGCGATTATCCCCAATTTGCTTCCGCAGATAATGACCGCTGCCATGATGGGTTATCTGGGCATCGCAATAAAGCCTTCAACCATTTTAATATTCAGCATTGCGCTGGGTATTTCTATTGACAATACGATTTTATTTCTTTCGCGCTATCGCTTCCAGCTTAAACATAATAAAAACGACCTGCGCGAGTGCGTTCTGGCCGCTTTGCGCGAAACCGGTTTTAGTATGATTTATTCATCGTCGGTATTGTTTCTGGGCTTCTCAATTTTTGTATTTTCAACCTTTGGCGGCACCCAGTCTATGGGCTACCTTATCTCTTTCACGCTGTTTATGGCAATGATATCGAATCTGTTCCTGCTGCCATCGCTGCTGCTCACATTCGGTAAAAAGGCCATCACAAAATCATTTGAAGAACCTGTTCTGGAGCTTGACGAAGGAGCCGAAGATACTGAAATAGAAAAAAATGCGATTTCGGAACTTGAAAATGAATTAAAATAA